Proteins from a single region of Cytophagaceae bacterium:
- a CDS encoding GMC family oxidoreductase, producing MYNFELKEQSQVFDVIIVGSGAGGGMAAYQLTKAGAKVCLLEAGGYYDPGDSKYITQLKYPFESPRRGAGTLRAFGDFDAAWGGWEIEGEPYTRKNGTEFDWFRSRMLGGRTNHWGRISLRFGPKDFKRKSIDGLGDDWPISYDDVAPYYDEVDKLVGVFGTKENLPNDPDSIFLPPPKPRLHELMLLQANKKTGVLTIPSRMSMLTQPINGRGQCFYCGQCNRGCMAYADFSSSSVLVKPALKTGNLTLINNAMAREVLTDAAGLATGVSYVDKITLQEKTVKGKIVILAASACESARLLLNSKSSLHSGGLANSSGVVGKYLHDSTGASRSAFIPHLTNRKRYNEDGVGGMHVYSPWWLDNSKLDFPRGYHIEYGGGMGMPGYGFGFGMESLNGKYPGRDGKVKEAGGYGASLKDDYRFFYGANIGMAGRGEAIAREDNYCEIDPNVVDKYGIPVLRFHYKWSDYEIKQAKHMQDTFEQIIDALGGIASGSKPDADTNYGLAAPGRIIHEVGTVRMGNDPTKSALNKYSQAHDAKNVFVVDGGSFVSQADKNPTWTILALAMRTSDYILKEVKAKNL from the coding sequence ATGTACAATTTCGAACTTAAAGAACAATCCCAGGTTTTTGATGTGATCATCGTGGGCTCAGGTGCCGGTGGCGGTATGGCTGCCTATCAGCTGACCAAGGCCGGGGCAAAGGTATGTCTGCTCGAGGCGGGTGGTTACTACGATCCGGGCGATTCAAAATACATTACCCAACTCAAATACCCCTTCGAGTCTCCCCGTCGGGGTGCGGGCACTTTGCGTGCTTTTGGTGACTTTGACGCCGCCTGGGGTGGCTGGGAGATTGAAGGTGAGCCTTACACCCGCAAAAACGGAACCGAGTTTGACTGGTTTCGCTCACGTATGTTGGGCGGCCGCACCAACCACTGGGGCAGGATTTCCCTCAGATTTGGCCCTAAAGATTTTAAAAGAAAAAGCATTGATGGCCTCGGCGACGACTGGCCTATCAGCTACGACGACGTAGCCCCATATTATGATGAGGTGGACAAACTGGTGGGTGTTTTTGGGACCAAGGAAAACCTCCCCAATGACCCCGACAGCATTTTTCTGCCTCCGCCCAAGCCTCGTTTGCATGAATTGATGCTCCTGCAAGCCAACAAAAAAACGGGCGTATTGACCATCCCTTCCAGGATGTCGATGCTCACCCAACCCATCAACGGCCGCGGGCAGTGTTTTTACTGCGGGCAATGTAACCGGGGCTGTATGGCCTATGCCGATTTCAGTTCCTCGTCAGTTTTGGTAAAACCGGCCTTAAAAACCGGCAACCTTACGCTGATCAACAACGCCATGGCCAGAGAGGTATTGACCGATGCCGCAGGATTGGCAACAGGGGTTTCCTATGTGGACAAAATCACGCTTCAGGAAAAAACAGTGAAAGGTAAAATCGTGATTTTGGCTGCCTCGGCCTGTGAGTCTGCCAGACTTTTGCTTAATTCTAAGTCCAGCCTACATTCAGGTGGCCTGGCCAATTCCTCAGGAGTGGTCGGCAAATACTTGCATGACTCCACAGGTGCCAGCCGCAGTGCATTTATTCCGCATCTGACCAACAGGAAAAGATATAATGAAGACGGTGTGGGCGGTATGCACGTGTATTCGCCCTGGTGGCTAGACAACTCCAAACTTGATTTTCCGCGAGGGTACCACATCGAATACGGTGGTGGAATGGGAATGCCGGGCTATGGGTTTGGCTTCGGGATGGAAAGCCTCAACGGAAAATATCCCGGTCGTGACGGAAAAGTGAAAGAAGCCGGTGGATACGGAGCTTCGCTCAAAGACGATTACCGTTTCTTTTATGGAGCCAATATTGGCATGGCAGGTCGTGGCGAAGCCATTGCGAGAGAAGACAATTACTGCGAAATCGACCCGAATGTGGTGGATAAATACGGTATTCCAGTGTTGAGATTCCACTATAAATGGAGCGATTATGAAATCAAGCAGGCCAAACACATGCAGGATACCTTCGAGCAGATTATTGATGCATTAGGTGGTATTGCCAGTGGCTCTAAGCCCGATGCCGATACCAATTATGGCCTGGCTGCTCCGGGAAGAATAATTCATGAAGTAGGCACGGTAAGGATGGGCAATGACCCTACGAAGTCGGCACTGAACAAATATTCTCAGGCCCACGACGCCAAAAATGTTTTTGTGGTTGATGGAGGTTCGTTTGTGTCGCAAGCCGACAAAAACCCAACCTGGACCATCCTGGCGTTGGCGATGCGTACTTCTGATTATATTTTGAAAGAAGTAAAAGCCAAAAATCTTTGA
- a CDS encoding gluconate 2-dehydrogenase subunit 3 family protein, with amino-acid sequence MKRRDLIKNIGLGAAGVAISGESMAQTKPKTTTAGPATEVANGRQPHEIEHDKALNAKKFFNAHEIATITILSDIIIPADGRSGSASQAGVPAFIEFIVKDLPQHQTPMRGGLMWLDTESKKQLGKKFKDLSPTDRLKIVDQIAYPKKAKPEHSQGVSFFNLMRNLTATGFFTSEIGIKDLDYKGNTPNQWDGVPDEVLEKYSLSYKEWETHLEK; translated from the coding sequence ATGAAAAGAAGAGATTTAATCAAAAATATAGGTCTTGGAGCTGCCGGAGTGGCAATTTCGGGTGAAAGCATGGCCCAAACCAAGCCCAAAACAACTACGGCTGGCCCTGCAACAGAGGTTGCAAATGGCCGTCAACCCCATGAAATTGAGCATGACAAAGCACTTAATGCCAAAAAGTTTTTCAATGCTCACGAAATAGCCACCATCACTATTTTGAGTGATATCATCATTCCGGCTGATGGCCGCTCCGGGAGTGCATCACAGGCGGGGGTTCCGGCTTTTATTGAGTTTATCGTCAAAGATTTGCCTCAACACCAAACTCCGATGCGTGGTGGACTTATGTGGCTCGATACAGAATCAAAAAAGCAATTGGGCAAAAAATTCAAGGACTTAAGCCCGACCGACAGACTCAAAATCGTGGATCAGATCGCTTATCCTAAAAAAGCAAAACCCGAACATAGTCAGGGAGTTAGCTTTTTTAATTTGATGAGAAACCTTACGGCAACCGGCTTTTTTACTTCCGAAATCGGAATAAAAGATCTTGACTATAAAGGCAACACCCCAAATCAATGGGATGGTGTACCGGATGAGGTGTTGGAAAAATATAGTCTAAGTTACAAAGAATGGGAAACGCATTTAGAAAAGTAA
- a CDS encoding TonB-dependent receptor plug domain-containing protein, with protein MGNAFRKVIFSGLLAAPFFVFAQTDSTKNLKELVVKGYDSNVSVVKTPSSVSTLKLKDIQRFDNAGPVVLLNTQAGVRIEERSPGSYRIALRGSSLRSPFNVRNVKVYYNDIPITDGNGITYFNQIDFNNIGSVEILKGPSGSIYGAGIGGVISLSTKDAAAGKRINIASNFGSYGLYNQNLSFESGSKKTNTFLGLNYSKYDGYRTNSAMNRLSLNFSNTFFLNPKHQVSTFAYLSDLEYRTPGGLTLAQKDQNPKAARPATATLPGAEAQKAGILQKIGFAGIADQYNFGNGFTLKSAISFSINHLQNPFITSFEDRNEHSLGGRITLTKTFTEIPLRLWLGDEIMSTRSSFEMNENIGGVKGKYNYTDKIKSLQNSTYFQFEYQLPLDFMVSGGLSLNQQKYNYQKTTATQTSNVILENPKLPVAPRISLLKSFGESYSVFATLAGGFSAPTGLEVVSSIQNSAVYNGLLAENGLNKEIGIKHFSNTAIWNFELSLFDQIIKNGLVRKLTEAGNEYFVNTGKIGQQGLEFSNTFSIIKPDNKLFVKNLQLKSSLTLFDFKYLENISETQDLSGKAIPGVAKTNIYSGLDLDFIPGIFIKFDYYYLSKIPLNDLNSVFSTPLHLGNSRIGYEKSFSKISVKIYGGIENIFNEKYSAGYDFNAVGNRYFNPSPPRNYNLGLSISRRFN; from the coding sequence ATGGGAAACGCATTTAGAAAAGTAATTTTTAGCGGTCTTTTGGCTGCACCTTTTTTCGTTTTTGCTCAAACCGACAGCACCAAAAACCTCAAAGAGCTGGTGGTAAAGGGTTATGATTCCAATGTTTCGGTGGTAAAAACGCCTTCGTCGGTTTCAACCCTGAAACTCAAAGATATTCAGCGATTTGACAATGCCGGTCCTGTGGTTTTGCTAAATACCCAGGCTGGGGTAAGAATCGAGGAACGCTCCCCAGGAAGTTATCGTATCGCTCTGAGAGGCAGCTCTTTGCGTTCTCCTTTCAATGTGAGAAACGTAAAAGTTTACTACAACGACATCCCAATCACTGATGGAAACGGCATCACCTATTTCAATCAGATTGATTTTAACAATATTGGGTCGGTGGAAATTCTAAAAGGTCCTTCAGGAAGTATTTACGGAGCAGGAATTGGCGGTGTGATAAGTCTCAGTACCAAAGATGCAGCTGCCGGAAAAAGAATAAATATAGCGAGTAACTTTGGCAGCTATGGTCTTTACAATCAAAATCTTAGCTTTGAATCAGGCTCTAAAAAAACCAATACTTTCCTTGGCCTAAATTACAGTAAGTATGATGGTTACAGGACCAATTCGGCCATGAATCGGCTGAGTCTGAATTTTTCCAATACATTTTTCTTAAATCCCAAGCATCAGGTATCAACATTCGCTTACTTATCTGACCTTGAATATCGCACACCGGGTGGGCTCACACTTGCACAAAAAGACCAAAACCCCAAAGCAGCCCGACCAGCCACGGCTACATTGCCGGGAGCAGAGGCCCAGAAAGCAGGTATTTTGCAAAAAATAGGCTTTGCCGGTATTGCTGATCAGTATAATTTCGGAAATGGATTTACCCTAAAATCAGCCATTTCGTTTTCTATCAATCATCTACAAAACCCGTTCATTACCAGTTTTGAAGACCGAAATGAGCATTCTTTGGGGGGAAGGATTACTTTGACAAAAACATTTACCGAAATCCCGTTAAGATTATGGCTGGGTGATGAAATTATGAGCACCCGGTCAAGCTTTGAAATGAATGAAAACATTGGCGGTGTGAAAGGGAAATACAACTATACCGACAAAATTAAGTCGCTGCAAAACAGCACCTATTTTCAGTTTGAGTATCAATTGCCTTTAGATTTTATGGTTTCGGGAGGATTGAGCCTTAACCAGCAAAAATACAATTATCAAAAAACAACCGCTACCCAGACCTCAAATGTTATTTTGGAAAACCCCAAACTGCCGGTAGCTCCGAGAATTTCCTTATTGAAGAGTTTTGGTGAATCTTATTCCGTTTTTGCTACGCTTGCCGGAGGTTTTTCGGCACCAACCGGGCTGGAAGTAGTTTCAAGTATTCAGAATTCAGCCGTTTACAATGGTCTTTTGGCAGAAAATGGTCTCAATAAAGAAATCGGCATCAAGCATTTTTCCAATACCGCAATCTGGAATTTTGAATTGAGCCTTTTTGACCAAATAATCAAAAATGGTCTGGTTAGAAAACTCACCGAAGCCGGAAATGAATATTTTGTCAATACCGGAAAAATAGGCCAGCAAGGACTCGAATTTTCGAATACTTTTTCTATCATAAAACCTGATAATAAACTATTTGTCAAAAACTTACAGTTAAAATCCAGCCTTACTCTTTTTGATTTTAAATATCTTGAAAACATCTCCGAAACCCAGGATTTATCAGGCAAAGCCATTCCCGGGGTGGCAAAAACCAATATTTACTCCGGATTGGATCTGGATTTTATTCCAGGCATTTTCATAAAATTTGATTATTACTATTTGTCAAAAATTCCTCTAAATGATTTGAATTCAGTTTTTTCTACTCCTTTACATTTGGGAAATTCCAGAATCGGGTATGAAAAATCATTTTCAAAAATTTCGGTGAAAATTTATGGAGGAATTGAAAACATTTTCAACGAGAAATATTCAGCCGGATATGACTTTAATGCCGTGGGAAACAGATATTTCAATCCATCCCCACCCCGAAACTACAATTTGGGCCTGAGTATCAGCAGACGGTTTAATTGA